The proteins below are encoded in one region of Ostrea edulis chromosome 3, xbOstEdul1.1, whole genome shotgun sequence:
- the LOC125677152 gene encoding uncharacterized protein LOC125677152, giving the protein MGSDECVACSRKVSARQHALQCNTCSLWQHRVCDTGISQQKYRQMMKSDETIEFICTRCREDETDRAPAFLRLSQRATSPELRSLVQYIENAWLDSPVWNPRNWSFYRQSIRTNNDVDGYHTRINADIGRGHMSFYIVVPALRREANIVDLTFRLVSEEQILRDQRRKQARLECRLHQCWQG; this is encoded by the exons atgGGCTCCGACGAATGTGTCGCGTGTTCCAGGAAAGTTTCTGCACGACAACATGCACTTCAGTGTAACACATGCAGTTTATGGCAACATAGGGTGTGCGACACGG GTATCTCTCAGCAAAAGTATCGACAGATGATGAAGAGCGATGAAACCATAGAGTTCATATGCACGAGATGCCGTGAAGACGAAACCGACAGAGCACCTGCCTTTCTGCGATTAAGCCAACGGGCCACTTCACCAGAATTGAGAAGCCTGGTACAATACATTGAAAACGCCTGGTTAGACAGCCCTGTATGGAATCCAAGAAATTGGTCTTTTTATCGGCAGTCCATCAGGACAAACAACGATGTAGATg GTTACCACACCAGGATAAATGCCGACATTGGCAGAGGGCACATGTCGTTTTATATCGTTGTCCCTGCTCTGCGGCGAGAGGCGAACATCGTAGATCTCACATTTAGACTCGTCAGCGAGGAGCAGATTCTGCGGGATCAGAGAAGAAAACAAGCCAGGTTGGAATGCAGGCTACACCAGTGCTGGCAAGGGTGA